The Lacrimispora xylanolytica genome has a segment encoding these proteins:
- a CDS encoding response regulator transcription factor, whose protein sequence is MIKVLIVDDEKLERVLISKGFPWEEHGFQIIGEASSGMEALEFIKHRRPELIITDINMPHMDGLKLAEHIYSLYEKVHVIIITGYREFEYARQAVKLGVEDFLLKPVDMNELSDIAARIKMKIGKEKAHEQEVEMLKQNVSADQDILMESFFQRLVEQRITKEEAEKKLYAYSCEALLDSCCCLSIHIKDENSDTEPHKKAMELFREHEIPQTISFLHYMKHMIIFCVGSSVMKGKEIAQEFHHILSDNRLSATIGISGIKHGFKGIGTAFTEAEHALSASVLLGGNQVITYEDYLRVKEKNPGKLMFDWDDFLFSLTNGISERVWTFIEDYISGIRNSKVTEVEYLRLMTMDLTSKAGSTLHKYGDSLEQLIGEEALYEGIRGIQSLDDCRRFLKDWMNLILDYHNGKKTKQGNKVVREALSYINENFCDPNLSLKTAAANVYSNESYLSRVFKKEVGLSLIEYVMKKRIEESILLLNSTDLKVYEIAEKVGFRDSHYFSICFKKHVGVTVKEFKQR, encoded by the coding sequence TTGATTAAGGTACTGATCGTTGACGATGAAAAACTGGAACGTGTATTAATCAGCAAGGGGTTTCCCTGGGAAGAGCATGGCTTTCAGATTATAGGGGAAGCTTCTTCTGGTATGGAAGCCCTGGAATTTATTAAACACAGAAGGCCGGAGCTGATTATAACAGATATCAACATGCCTCATATGGACGGGCTTAAGCTGGCGGAACATATCTATTCTCTTTATGAGAAGGTGCATGTCATCATTATAACAGGATACCGGGAATTTGAATACGCAAGGCAGGCTGTTAAGCTGGGGGTAGAAGATTTTCTTTTAAAGCCGGTGGATATGAATGAGCTGTCAGACATTGCAGCCCGGATTAAAATGAAAATTGGGAAGGAAAAGGCCCACGAGCAGGAAGTGGAGATGCTAAAACAGAATGTATCCGCAGACCAGGATATATTAATGGAAAGCTTCTTTCAGCGGCTGGTAGAGCAGCGCATCACCAAAGAGGAAGCAGAGAAAAAACTCTATGCTTATAGCTGTGAAGCCCTCCTTGATTCCTGCTGCTGCCTTAGTATCCATATAAAAGATGAGAACTCTGACACGGAGCCTCATAAAAAAGCAATGGAACTTTTTAGAGAACATGAGATTCCCCAGACCATATCCTTTCTTCATTATATGAAACACATGATAATATTCTGCGTGGGAAGCAGTGTAATGAAAGGAAAGGAGATTGCCCAGGAATTTCACCACATACTTTCTGATAACAGGTTAAGTGCAACCATCGGGATCAGCGGAATAAAACATGGCTTTAAGGGAATCGGAACGGCCTTTACTGAGGCGGAACATGCCCTGAGTGCATCGGTTCTCTTAGGAGGTAACCAGGTCATTACCTATGAAGATTATCTGCGCGTGAAGGAGAAAAATCCAGGGAAACTGATGTTTGACTGGGACGATTTTCTCTTTTCTCTGACCAATGGAATATCGGAACGGGTATGGACCTTCATAGAAGATTATATTAGTGGAATCAGAAATTCCAAAGTGACAGAGGTGGAATATCTAAGGCTTATGACCATGGACTTAACTTCCAAGGCAGGAAGCACCCTACATAAATATGGGGACAGTCTGGAGCAGCTCATTGGAGAAGAGGCTCTTTATGAAGGAATACGGGGAATTCAGTCTCTGGATGATTGCCGCAGGTTCCTAAAAGACTGGATGAATCTCATTTTAGATTATCACAATGGAAAAAAGACGAAGCAGGGAAATAAGGTGGTGAGAGAAGCCCTTTCTTATATCAATGAGAATTTCTGTGATCCCAACCTGTCCTTAAAGACCGCAGCAGCTAACGTCTATTCCAATGAGAGCTATTTAAGCAGGGTCTTTAAAAAAGAGGTTGGCTTAAGTCTGATTGAATATGTGATGAAAAAGCGGATCGAGGAAAGCATTCTCCTTCTCAATTCCACGGATTTGAAAGTGTATGAAATTGCGGAAAAAGTTGGCTTTCGGGATTCCCATTACTTTAGCATTTGCTTTAAAAAGCATGTGGGCGTCACGGTGAAGGAATTTAAACAAAGGTAG
- a CDS encoding sensor histidine kinase — MTGLRELWNNMRIKTKILVMYLTILFISFVITFSVISVINSSYTKNEITNAGTQTVSALKGNLSLIFENVTQFSNLLYFDKNVQEVLRHVDNASIDPSIQKTIKQSLVNMILSGEYISSVMIIDSYHNSYSSYKMAPKTVSMDKLLEAEWYQKIADHRGNGFFMKGSEGVIEFYGDTPYITYVREIRDVNNYKPLAILLVTVNEETIRNYFNQVSDAQKNDFYIIDGKGEYIVAPKKDLGREDNRLVITQDIGIEDWKLAGLFQFDDITVLAPYYSTVVILIICINVIFVFFCSVMLTRFIFHPLKKVESHMMLVEQGQFVEMEVSQQKNEINNLKKGFNHMTTSIKNLIHKVKEEEQIIAKTELNLLQAQINPHFLYNTLDAVSALALMKDYDNCFKMTQALGRFYRNSLNSGLDFIKVKDEISCIESYLTILNIRYDNEIRTEIDVEEEVKECEILKLLLQPLVENAVHHGIKPKDGKGTISIRVFSDEDEIIFIVSDDGIGMSEEKIAEIMEGRSATGKSGFGLYNLMQRITLYHGIKQPVLIHSEMGNGTEVAVRVKRLDTRGDYWVD; from the coding sequence ATGACTGGTTTGAGAGAGCTATGGAACAACATGAGAATTAAGACTAAGATATTGGTCATGTATTTGACCATCCTGTTTATTTCATTTGTCATCACATTTTCTGTCATCTCGGTCATTAACAGCTCCTATACGAAAAATGAGATTACAAATGCGGGAACCCAGACTGTCAGCGCCCTGAAAGGAAACCTGTCCCTGATTTTTGAAAATGTGACCCAGTTTTCTAATCTCCTCTACTTTGATAAAAATGTTCAGGAGGTATTAAGGCACGTGGACAATGCCTCCATTGATCCCTCCATTCAAAAGACCATCAAGCAGAGTTTGGTCAACATGATACTGTCCGGAGAGTACATATCCAGCGTCATGATCATTGATTCCTATCACAACTCCTACAGCTCTTATAAAATGGCTCCCAAGACTGTGTCAATGGATAAGCTCCTGGAGGCAGAGTGGTATCAGAAAATTGCAGACCACAGGGGAAACGGTTTCTTCATGAAAGGAAGCGAAGGGGTCATTGAATTTTACGGGGATACTCCATATATCACCTATGTCCGGGAGATTCGGGATGTCAATAATTATAAGCCCCTGGCTATTTTACTGGTCACTGTCAATGAGGAAACCATCCGCAATTACTTCAATCAGGTCAGTGATGCCCAGAAAAATGATTTTTATATCATTGACGGTAAGGGCGAGTATATTGTGGCGCCGAAAAAAGACTTAGGACGGGAAGATAACCGGCTTGTGATTACCCAGGATATTGGCATTGAAGACTGGAAGCTGGCGGGACTGTTTCAGTTTGATGATATCACGGTTCTTGCCCCATACTATTCCACTGTCGTTATTTTAATCATCTGTATCAATGTGATTTTCGTCTTTTTCTGCTCTGTCATGCTGACCCGTTTTATTTTCCACCCCCTAAAGAAAGTGGAATCTCATATGATGCTGGTGGAACAGGGGCAGTTTGTTGAGATGGAGGTAAGCCAGCAAAAAAATGAGATCAACAACTTAAAAAAAGGATTCAATCACATGACCACCTCCATAAAGAACCTGATTCATAAGGTGAAGGAGGAGGAGCAGATCATTGCAAAGACAGAACTGAACCTGCTTCAGGCCCAGATCAATCCTCATTTCTTATACAACACCCTGGATGCAGTATCCGCTCTGGCACTGATGAAGGATTACGATAACTGCTTTAAGATGACCCAGGCGCTTGGAAGGTTTTACCGAAACAGCCTAAACAGTGGCCTTGATTTCATAAAGGTAAAGGATGAAATCAGCTGCATTGAGAGTTATCTGACCATATTAAATATCCGTTATGACAATGAAATAAGGACAGAGATTGATGTGGAGGAAGAGGTAAAGGAATGTGAGATATTAAAGCTTTTACTTCAGCCCCTGGTGGAGAATGCTGTGCACCATGGAATCAAGCCAAAGGATGGGAAAGGCACCATATCCATTCGGGTATTTTCTGATGAGGATGAGATTATTTTCATCGTATCCGATGATGGAATTGGAATGTCGGAAGAGAAGATTGCGGAAATCATGGAAGGAAGGTCTGCAACGGGGAAATCCGGTTTTGGACTCTATAATCTGATGCAGCGGATCACTCTCTATCACGGAATTAAACAGCCGGTTCTCATACACAGTGAAATGGGCAATGGAACAGAAGTGGCAGTGAGGGTCAAACGTTTGGATACAAGGGGGGATTATTGGGTTGATTAA
- a CDS encoding GH36-type glycosyl hydrolase domain-containing protein yields the protein MKYELLGEQGDFIMENPDLVSGLYFPLANEAGVMSSISPDLGGDSKMDQNSFLLPPVSIDNLHNDRSSRNIWCRINGKELWSLTGRSAWQQAKKFSRYKEPVVLEAGFMHHKITRISEEIGCKAELSSVVPATGETVELMKIQIQNISNEYKNLQVITAIPMYARSADNIRDHRHVTALLHRIKTTDCGVMVTPTMTFDERGHKRNDRSYGVFGGNETQKPMGYYPVLGDFIGEGGNLETPRALFESCLDVKGANYETGGYEALGGLCFSECRVAPQETITYVIAMGYGKSEKDLMENCCGFLSEAAFDRCWNETKEYWKEKVNVSLQTGDSEFDRFMKWVSFQPMLRRIYGCSFLPHHDYGKGGRGWRDLWQDCLALLMMNPGGVRQMLLDHFGGVRFDGTNATIIGSGQGEFIADRNNITRVWMDHGIWPFLTTELYIHQTGDLGILLESNSYFKDMQAVRGEEKDTLWKPEEGERLKDKENHIYTGTILEHLLIQNLTSFYEVGEHNHIRIRGADWNDALDLANERGESVAFTAMYASNLDGLAALLAALGAQGINEFQLAEEILVLLTEDETIYDDINRKKEILAEYCKKSIHQVSGEKMTIRGDRLQKDLKGKAEWIYNHIRETEWVTSKDGHGWYNGYYDNSGNKVEGDHETGVRMMLTSQVFTLMSGTATDDQVREIVKSANAYLYRREVGGYRLNTDFHEVKMDLGRMFGFAYGHKENGAVFSHMAVMFGNALYRRQASKEGYGALFALFDHCSDFEKSRIYPGIPEYIDASGRGVYHYLTGAASWYLVTVLTQMFGIRGYYGNLTFRPQLLKEQFDENNQASASLEFAGRSLKIIYKNPDQLEPETYQVHGITINGVSYQSGRQDSIIEREHIISLPEHQLHIIEISLNGTGRD from the coding sequence ATGAAGTATGAGCTATTAGGGGAACAGGGAGATTTTATCATGGAAAATCCAGACCTGGTCAGCGGTCTTTATTTTCCTCTGGCCAATGAAGCCGGAGTCATGAGCAGTATATCGCCAGACCTTGGGGGAGACAGTAAGATGGATCAGAACTCCTTTTTGCTGCCGCCGGTGAGCATAGATAATCTTCACAATGACAGATCGTCCAGAAACATCTGGTGCAGAATCAATGGAAAAGAGTTATGGTCTCTGACCGGACGCTCTGCCTGGCAGCAGGCGAAGAAGTTTTCCAGATACAAGGAACCTGTGGTTTTAGAAGCAGGATTCATGCATCATAAGATCACCAGAATCTCAGAAGAAATTGGATGTAAGGCAGAACTTAGCAGCGTGGTTCCTGCCACTGGTGAGACCGTGGAATTAATGAAGATCCAGATACAAAACATTTCTAACGAATATAAGAACTTACAGGTTATCACAGCCATTCCTATGTATGCCCGCTCTGCCGATAACATCAGAGATCACCGCCATGTCACGGCTCTTTTGCACCGGATTAAAACGACCGATTGCGGTGTTATGGTAACTCCCACCATGACCTTCGATGAAAGGGGGCATAAGAGAAATGATCGCTCCTATGGTGTGTTTGGTGGAAATGAGACTCAAAAGCCCATGGGGTATTATCCGGTTCTTGGGGACTTTATTGGAGAAGGCGGTAATTTAGAAACTCCCAGGGCTTTGTTTGAAAGCTGTCTTGATGTAAAGGGAGCTAATTATGAGACTGGTGGATATGAAGCCTTAGGAGGGCTTTGCTTTTCAGAATGCAGAGTAGCCCCTCAGGAAACCATTACCTATGTGATCGCCATGGGGTATGGGAAGTCAGAAAAAGATTTAATGGAAAACTGCTGCGGCTTCTTATCAGAAGCAGCCTTTGACAGGTGCTGGAATGAGACAAAAGAGTACTGGAAGGAAAAGGTAAATGTAAGTCTTCAGACGGGAGATTCCGAGTTTGACCGCTTTATGAAGTGGGTGAGCTTTCAGCCCATGCTTAGAAGAATCTACGGCTGTTCCTTTTTGCCCCATCATGACTATGGAAAAGGCGGACGCGGCTGGAGAGACTTATGGCAGGATTGTCTGGCCCTTCTTATGATGAATCCAGGGGGAGTCCGCCAGATGTTACTGGATCACTTCGGGGGAGTGCGGTTTGATGGAACCAATGCCACAATCATAGGAAGCGGTCAGGGAGAATTCATTGCAGACAGGAACAACATTACCAGAGTCTGGATGGATCATGGAATATGGCCGTTTTTGACCACGGAATTATACATACATCAAACCGGAGATTTGGGAATTTTATTGGAGAGCAATTCCTATTTTAAAGACATGCAGGCAGTGCGGGGAGAGGAAAAGGATACCCTATGGAAGCCAGAAGAAGGAGAACGGTTAAAAGACAAGGAGAATCACATTTATACCGGAACTATTCTGGAACATTTACTGATTCAGAATCTTACCTCATTTTATGAAGTGGGAGAGCACAATCACATAAGAATCAGAGGTGCTGACTGGAATGATGCCCTGGATTTAGCCAATGAAAGGGGAGAAAGCGTAGCCTTTACCGCCATGTACGCCTCTAATTTAGATGGTCTTGCAGCCCTTCTTGCAGCCCTTGGGGCACAAGGAATCAATGAATTTCAGCTGGCAGAAGAAATCTTGGTTCTGTTGACTGAGGATGAAACGATATATGATGATATCAACCGGAAAAAAGAAATCCTGGCTGAGTATTGTAAAAAATCAATTCACCAGGTCTCTGGAGAAAAGATGACCATAAGAGGAGACAGGCTGCAAAAAGACTTAAAGGGGAAAGCTGAATGGATTTATAATCATATTCGAGAAACGGAATGGGTCACCTCCAAGGACGGTCATGGCTGGTACAACGGCTATTATGACAATTCAGGAAATAAGGTTGAAGGCGATCATGAGACCGGAGTCCGCATGATGCTTACCAGTCAGGTATTTACCCTTATGTCAGGCACTGCCACCGATGATCAGGTCAGGGAGATTGTAAAATCAGCAAATGCTTACCTGTACCGAAGAGAAGTCGGCGGATATCGGTTAAATACAGATTTTCATGAGGTAAAGATGGATTTAGGCAGAATGTTCGGATTCGCCTATGGACATAAGGAAAATGGAGCGGTATTTTCTCATATGGCTGTTATGTTTGGCAATGCCCTATACCGGAGGCAAGCTTCTAAGGAAGGATATGGAGCGCTCTTTGCCTTATTCGACCATTGCAGTGATTTTGAAAAGAGCAGGATTTATCCTGGAATTCCGGAATATATCGACGCAAGCGGAAGAGGGGTCTACCACTACCTCACCGGAGCAGCAAGCTGGTATCTGGTTACGGTGCTGACTCAGATGTTTGGAATCAGAGGATATTATGGGAACTTAACGTTCCGTCCCCAGCTTCTAAAGGAGCAGTTTGATGAAAATAACCAGGCCTCTGCTTCCTTGGAATTTGCAGGAAGAAGCTTAAAAATCATATATAAAAACCCAGATCAGTTAGAGCCGGAGACATATCAGGTTCATGGCATCACCATAAATGGCGTTTCTTATCAATCAGGGAGACAGGATTCCATAATTGAGAGAGAACATATTATAAGCCTGCCGGAACACCAGCTGCATATCATTGAAATAAGCTTAAACGGAACGGGGAGGGACTGA